A genome region from Methanocaldococcus sp. includes the following:
- a CDS encoding glycoside hydrolase family 15 protein, translating to MSGIVGNNSLSVKIGDYGEINYLFYPHVGYETHIFDSALAIYDKKIKWHWDDDWNICQSYIPETNIFKTVLEDDKIILTIKDLVPVSHNVLIRRLHIKNKLDKKIFFKLFFYESLRIGENPTENTVKFLDDEECIVKFDKKYIFCIGSDKKIDSFQCGNRYSKNSAYIDVENGILKENKESSGLMTDSAICWNIEIDKKRSLAFNIYIIPQKFDVDLSIITEQLNIIKNNSDHIKNLSLNYWRNYIGDIRKYINPELVSDCNIYSIAKRALMILLMLCDKDGGIIASPSLYPDYRYVWGRDGSYIAIALDLYGIRGLPNRFFEFMSKVQNEDGSWLQNYYVNGNPRLTALQIDQVGSVLWAMDVHYRLSGDRRFVKRYWKTIEKAGNYLNYAGLNFTQCYDLWEEKFGVFAYTMGAIYAGLKCAYSMSKAVDKREEVKHWEKTIEFLKKEVPKRFYLKEEGRFAKSINPLNKEVDISILGLSYPFNLIEIDDERMIKTAEDIEKSFNYKVGGIGRYPSDIYFGGNPWIISTLWLSLYYKRLSGILKEKNDERYSYFLQKSKKLFDWVVKYSFGGMFPEQIHKDLGIPMSAMPLGWSNAMFLISIYENDNIIIP from the coding sequence ATGAGCGGTATCGTAGGAAATAACAGTTTATCGGTTAAAATTGGAGATTATGGAGAAATAAACTATTTATTTTATCCACATGTTGGGTATGAAACTCATATATTCGATTCAGCATTGGCAATATATGACAAAAAAATAAAATGGCATTGGGATGATGATTGGAATATATGCCAAAGTTATATTCCTGAGACAAATATCTTTAAAACGGTCTTAGAAGATGATAAGATTATATTAACAATCAAAGATTTAGTTCCAGTATCTCACAATGTGTTAATTAGAAGATTACATATAAAAAATAAATTAGACAAAAAAATATTCTTTAAATTATTTTTTTATGAAAGTTTAAGAATTGGAGAAAATCCTACTGAAAATACTGTAAAATTCTTAGATGATGAAGAGTGTATTGTAAAGTTCGATAAAAAATATATCTTCTGCATAGGTAGTGATAAAAAAATAGATTCATTTCAGTGTGGAAATAGATACAGTAAGAATAGTGCATACATAGATGTTGAAAATGGTATATTGAAAGAAAATAAAGAAAGTTCTGGGCTGATGACAGATAGTGCAATTTGTTGGAATATAGAGATTGATAAAAAAAGAAGTTTAGCATTTAATATTTATATAATTCCCCAAAAATTTGATGTAGATTTGTCAATAATTACTGAACAGTTAAATATAATTAAAAATAACAGTGATCATATTAAAAATCTTTCCTTAAACTATTGGAGAAACTATATAGGAGATATAAGAAAATATATAAATCCTGAATTAGTTTCAGATTGTAATATTTACTCTATTGCTAAAAGGGCGTTGATGATTCTATTGATGCTTTGTGACAAAGATGGGGGCATTATAGCATCTCCTTCATTATATCCTGATTATAGATATGTGTGGGGAAGGGATGGAAGTTATATAGCAATAGCCTTAGATTTATATGGAATTAGAGGACTCCCAAATAGATTTTTTGAATTTATGTCAAAAGTTCAAAATGAGGATGGCTCTTGGCTTCAAAACTATTATGTTAATGGTAATCCAAGATTAACGGCATTACAGATAGATCAAGTTGGCTCTGTATTGTGGGCTATGGATGTGCATTATAGATTAAGTGGAGATAGGAGATTCGTTAAAAGATATTGGAAAACAATAGAGAAAGCAGGAAATTATCTAAATTATGCTGGTTTAAACTTTACTCAATGTTATGATTTATGGGAAGAGAAGTTTGGTGTCTTTGCATATACAATGGGAGCAATATATGCTGGTTTAAAATGTGCATACAGTATGAGTAAGGCGGTTGATAAAAGGGAGGAAGTTAAGCATTGGGAAAAAACTATTGAATTTTTAAAAAAGGAAGTTCCAAAGAGATTTTATTTAAAAGAGGAAGGTAGATTTGCTAAATCTATAAATCCTCTAAATAAAGAGGTTGATATAAGTATATTAGGTTTAAGTTATCCATTCAATTTAATAGAGATAGATGATGAAAGAATGATAAAGACAGCAGAAGATATTGAAAAATCTTTTAATTACAAAGTTGGAGGAATTGGAAGATATCCAAGTGACATATACTTTGGAGGAAATCCTTGGATAATATCTACATTATGGTTAAGTTTATACTATAAAAGATTATCAGGAATTTTAAAAGAAAAAAATGATGAAAGATACAGTTATTTCTTACAAAAATCAAAAAAATTATTTGATTGGGTGGTAAAGTATAGTTTTGGAGGTATGTTTCCAGAACAGATACATAAAGATTTAGGAATTCCAATGTCTGCTATGCCATTAGGTTGGAGTAATGCAATGTTTCTTATCTCAATATACGAAAATGACAATATTATAATTCCATAA
- a CDS encoding winged helix-turn-helix domain-containing protein — protein sequence MEDMWGKIGETAGRVYHLLEKGEKSLSQIERCLRKEGYNTNIVKMAIGWLAREDKIFVLKDRNRWIIKLK from the coding sequence ATGGAAGATATGTGGGGAAAAATTGGAGAAACTGCTGGAAGAGTTTATCATCTATTAGAAAAAGGAGAAAAAAGTTTATCCCAAATAGAAAGATGTTTGCGGAAAGAAGGATACAATACAAATATTGTAAAAATGGCTATTGGATGGTTAGCCAGAGAGGATAAGATATTTGTGCTAAAAGATAGAAATAGATGGATTATTAAATTAAAATAA